In a single window of the Oryctolagus cuniculus chromosome 2, mOryCun1.1, whole genome shotgun sequence genome:
- the SMIM20 gene encoding small integral membrane protein 20 gives MSRNLRTALIFGGFVSLIGAAFYPIYFRPLMRLEEYQKEQAINRAGIVQEDVQPPGLKVWSDPFGRK, from the exons ATGTCCCGCAACCTGCGCACCGCGCTCATTTTCGGTGGCTTCGTCTCCCTGATCGGCGCCGCCTTTTACCCCATCTACTTCCGGCCCCTAATGAGGCTGGAGGAGTACC AGAAAGAACAAGCCATAAATCGGGCTGGAATTGTTCAAGAAGATGTGCAGCCTCCAG GGTTAAAAGTGTGGTCAGATCCATTTGGCAGGAAATGA